The stretch of DNA GCCCATACCTGACAGATTCGTCGAGTTGCTGCGGGCGCTAGCGGAAAAGGAATCGAAGCCGACATGAAGAAAGACGATTTCTTCAGTCGGGATTTGCTGACCACCATACCCAGTCTCCGCGCCTTCGCCCGCTCCCTCGGAGCGAGCGCCGATCGTGCGGACGATCTGGTCCAGGAGACGCTGATCAAGGCCTGGGCCAACCAGACGAGCTTCGTGCCGGGAACCAACCTCAAGACCTGGCTGTTCACCATCCTGCGCAATACGGCCTATTCGGATTACCGCAAGCGCTGGCGCGAGGTCGAGGATAGCGATGGCAGCTACGCGGCGAGCCTGGTCACGCAACCGAGCCAGATCGCCCATCTCGACATGGCGGATTTCAAGTCGGCGCTCGACCATGTGCCGGAGGAGCAGCGCGAGGCGTTGATCCTGGTCGGGGCGTCGGGCTTCTCCTATGAGGAGGCGGCCGAGATCTGCGGTTGCGCCGTCGGCACCATCAAGTCGCGCGTGAACCGGGCGCGGCAACGTCTCGCCGCGACGCTCGGCCTGCAGGACCTTGGCGCGACCGCGGAGGACGCGGCGAAAGGTTCAGCCGCTCTCCCTTGAGCTTTCATACCCTCAGCTCTTCAGCTTCAGTCTTCTCGCTTCGAGTCCTGCCGTGACTGGTCGAGCTTGCGGCCGAAGATGAAGCCGGCCGCCAGCCCCGCCGCGACGAGTTGCGTCGGTGTCATGGACTCTGCGACATCCTTGGCGATCAAGAGCGCGGCCTGCTCATGGGTGAGCCCGACCTTGCCCAGGAGATCGGCAACATGGTCGAGATCGAGCGGGCCAGGGGAGGCGGCATCGGCTGCACCACTCGCCTCATCGGACGCATTGCCGGGCGATGGAGCACTGCTCGACGGAGCCGATGCTTGCGCCGCCGCAACGCTCTGCCCCCCGGCACGGCCTGCCGGCCTCGAGCCGATCGAGAGCGCCGCCAGGGCAACGAACAGCGCCAGCGCCGCGAAGACGGCGGCGATCATCGCGGCCGCCTCTTCGACCGGGAAATGCCGGAGCAACAGGCGGTAGCAGGCGAAAGTCGCAAAGCCGATCGCGACCGCAAGCAGCAAAGCCGCGATGAACCAGGCGGCGGCGCGTGTCGCCGCGCCGGCGATCCGGGCGCCGAGCCGCGATGCGGCGATGTCGACTTCCGAGCGCAGCTCGGATCTTGCCTGCACGAACCCGGATCGCAACCCGGTCGCGGCGCGCTCGAGGACCTGCCACATCGGCTGTTATGTCGTCTCGACCGTCAGCTCGTCCTACCTGCCTGACCGCGTCAACAGACCGATCAGCATGCCGACGCCGGCCGCGATGAACAGCGACGACAGGGGGTTGCGCTCGACATTGGCCGAGAGCTCGGCCGCCAGCGGCTCGATGCGCCGTTTCATCTCGTCGACCGTCTCGCTCGCGTCCGAAGCCTTGTCCTTGGCGCGGTCGACCGCGCCTTGCAAGGTGCGGCGTCGCATGCTCGGAACCGGCTTTCGCCATCTCCGAGACGAGATCGGCCAAGCGCTTCACCTCGTCGCGTAGCGCATCGATTTCGCTCTTAACCGCCTCGTTGGCTGCGTCCGATAGGCGTGGTGACGTCATGATGCGCCCTCCTGTAGACGGTCGAGACTAGACCGTGGCCTTCACCGAGGAAACGGCAATTTCAGCAAGGGAAGACTTAGCCTGGCTAGCTCGTTCCTAGTTTCGCAAAAGACATCACCTTCCGCTATGCGCGTCCGCGCATCAAATTGAACAGGAAGGCGATGACGGCGAGCACGATCGCGACCCAGAACAGGATGCGCGCGCCTTCCATCGCGGTCCCGGCGACACCGCCGAAGCCGAGCAGCGCCGCGACCAGCGCAATCACCAGAAAGATGATCG from Rhizobiales bacterium GAS188 encodes:
- a CDS encoding RNA polymerase sigma-70 factor, ECF subfamily — encoded protein: MKKDDFFSRDLLTTIPSLRAFARSLGASADRADDLVQETLIKAWANQTSFVPGTNLKTWLFTILRNTAYSDYRKRWREVEDSDGSYAASLVTQPSQIAHLDMADFKSALDHVPEEQREALILVGASGFSYEEAAEICGCAVGTIKSRVNRARQRLAATLGLQDLGATAEDAAKGSAALP